A part of Arachis hypogaea cultivar Tifrunner chromosome 12, arahy.Tifrunner.gnm2.J5K5, whole genome shotgun sequence genomic DNA contains:
- the LOC114924927 gene encoding uncharacterized protein, translating to MTTNLVECINSFIKGARNLPFAALVKATFYRLNELFTRKRGEAEARINAGHVFSELVTSKLHANQLASGNIQVNCFDRQNEVFEVREMPSGMEYAVDLRRQRCDCGEFQVDRIPCRHVFACYENQRLDWQVYIHDVYKMDQV from the coding sequence atgacgacgaaccTCGTGGAATGCATCAACTCATTCATAAAGGGTGCACGCAATCTCCCCTTCGCTGCACTTGTCAAAGCAACTTTCTACAGACTCAACGAGTTGTTCACTCGAAAAAGAGGTGAGGCAGAGGCTCGGATTAATGCTGGCCATGTTTTTTCTGAGCTTGTGACCTCCAAGTTGCATGCAAATCAACTTGCATCAGGAAACATCCAGGTGAATTGCTTCGACAGGCAGAATGAGGTCTTTGAAGTGCGTGAGATGCCAAGTGGAATGGAGTATGCTGTCGACCTCCGTCGACAACGATGTGACTGCGGTGAGTTTCAGGTGGACCGAATTCCTTGTCGACATGTGTTTGCATGTTATGAAAATCAACGACTAGATTGGCAAGTTTATATTCATGATGTGTATAAGATGGACCAAGTTTGA